TGCACGCACTATCCGTTCCTGCGCGGCGCGATCGGCTACGTCATGGGAGAGGGCGTCACGCTCGTGTCCAGCGATGACGAGACCGCCGGCGACGTCTACCGTCAGCTCGTCCGCGGCGACCTGCTCGCCCCGCAGAACGCCCGCCCGCGCTACACCTACGAAGCCACGGGCGCCTCCGCTGAGGAGTTCACGGCGCTCGCGAACCGGCTCATGGGCCATGAGGTGCGCGACGTGCAGCTCGTGCAGACGGGCGTCATCACCCTTCCGGAAGAGTTCGCCGAGCTCGACCGCATCACCGACTGACCATCCCGCGCAGCATCCGCTCCGACGCGAACAGAGAAGAGAACCGCATGTCCGACATCGTCCGCGCCGACGGCCGCAGCATCGACCAGCTCCGTGAGATCACGATCGAACGCGGCTGGAGCGCCCATGCCGAGGGCTCCGCGCTCATCAGCTTCGGCGGCACGAAGGTGCTGTGCACCGCGTCGTTCACCAACGGGGTGCCCCGCTGGCTGACAGGCAAGGGCAAGGGCTGGGTCACCGCCGAGTACGCGATGCTGCCCCGGGCGACGAACAGCCGCAACGACCGCGAGAGCATCAAGGGGCGCGTGGGCGGACGCACACACGAGATCTCCCGTCTCATCGGGCGCGCGCTGCGTGCGGTCGTCGACACGAAGGCGCTCGGTGAGAACACGATCGTGATCGACTGCGACGTGCTGCAGGCTGATGGGGGCACGCGCACGGCAGCGATCACCGGTGCCTACGTCGCCCTCGCCGACGCGATCGAGTGGGGTCGCACGAAGAAGTTCATCGGGCAGAAGTCCCAGGTGCTGATCGACTCGGTCGCCGCCGTCTCCGTGGGAATCATCGACGGTGAGCCGATGCTCGATCTCGCCTACGTCGAGGACGTACGCGCCGAGACCGACATGAACGTCGTCGTCACCGGTCGCGGCCTCTTCGTCGAGGTGCAGGGCACCGCCGAGGGAGCGCCCTTCGACAAGCGCGAACTCGACGCGTTGCTCGACCTCGGCGTCGCTGGCTGCGCCGACCTGCGCACGCACCAGCTCGCCGCACTCGGCGCGGAGTGACGATGCAGATCGTCCTCGCCACGCACAATCCGCACAAGGTCGCCGAGTTCCACGGCATTGTGCGCGATACCCGTCCTGACCTCGAAGTCATCGGATACGACGGTCCCGAGCCGGTCGAGGACGGCGTCACGTTCGCACAGAACGCACTGATCAAGGCGCGCGCGGCGTCAGCCCACACAGGGCTTGCCGCTCTCGCAGACGATTCGGGCATCTGCGTCGATGTTCTCGGCGGGGCGCCCGGGATTTTCTCTGCGTACTGGGCAGGGCAGAAGAAGGACGCGGTCGCCAACCTCGAACTGCTGCTCGACCAGCTGCACGACATCGCCGATCCGCACCGCACCGCGCACTTCCTGTCGACGATCGCGCTTGTGCTGCCGGACGGTCGCGAATTCACCGTCGAGGGAGTGTGGCCGGGGCGCCTCGCACACGCGGCGTCCGGGCAGGGCGGATTCGGCTATGACCCGATCTTCATCCCGGACGAGCAGCCGACGGACGTGGAACGTTCCGTGGGAGAGTTCTCCGCGGCGGAGAAGCAGGCGCATTCACACCGCAGCCGAGCGTTCGAGGCACTCGGCCCCCTCCTCGCCCAGCTCTGAGCGCGCTCACGCCGATGGTCAGCGCGACGTCGGAATTCCCGACGTCGGCGTGCCGTCGGCGATAGCCTCGACGGCCTCTGCCGTTTCACGGACGCGGCGTCGAATGCGCAGCAGACGCGCCACGACGAACCAGAGAAGCAGCGCCGCGATCACAGCGATCACGGCCTTCGACAGCACGCCGCTCCACTGCTCCAGCACGGGCGCGATCGCGGGGCCGAAGGCGAAGCCCAATCCGATCCAGATACCGTTCCACACGCCGGATCCGAGGAACGTGTAGCCGGTGAACTTCAGCAGCGGCATCCGCTCGATGCCTGCGGGGATGGAGATGAACGAGCGCACCAGGGGCACGCAACGTCCGAAGAGCACGGCGATCCCGCCCCAGCGGAGGAAGAACGCCTCCGCCTTGTCGAAGTCGTCCGTGTCCATGAGGGGGATGCGCCCGACAAGACGTCGCGTGCGATCCCGGCCCAGCGCGGCGCCGATCCCATACCAGGCGAGTGCGCCGAGCACGACGCCCAGGGTCGCAGCGAGCCACGCGCCCCAGAAGCTCATTCGTCCTTCGTATGCGAGGAACCCGGCTCCGGGAAGCAGCGCCTCGGAGGGGATCGGGGGCACGAACGTCTCAATGAGCACGGCGACGCCGACGCCGATCTCGCCGAGGGACTGCATGAGCGAGAGCACCCAGCCGATGAATCCTTCGTACTGCGGATCGGCGGTCATCGCCACTGTGAGCGCGCTGGTGATCATCGTCGGCGTCCTCCCTCGTCGACGCTCGTCGCGCCGTGTCCATCGTGCCACGCGACCACAGGCATGACCTGGATATCGCCTGGGGAGGGCCGGTATCGCGAGTGAGAACCGTTACCGTTCCCGACTAGGTCTTTTCGCCCGTGACGCCTGCGAATGCGGCCTAGCCTGAAGACATGCACGATCACGCTCCCGCCGCCGGCGGCATCCGCTCGGCCAGTCACCGACGCCTGCTGACGATCTCACTGTCGCTCACCGCGACGGTCATGGTCGTGCAGATCGTCGGCGCGCTGCTCAGCGGTTCACTCGCCCTGCTCGCGGACGCCGCGCACATGTTCACGGATGCCTCGGCGCTCGTCATCGCGCTCATCGCGAGCACGGTCGCCGCCCGCCCCGCCGACGACCGTCGCACCTTCGGCTATCAGCGTGCCGAGGTGTTCGGAGCGCTGATCAACGCGATCATCCTGATCCTCCTCGCCGGGTGGGTCGCGATCGAGGGCGTGAGCCGCCTGATCAATCCGGGCGAGGTCGAGGTCGCCGGCACACTGATGCTCATCGTCGCGGCGGCCGGCCTCATCGCGAATGCGACGTCGATGTGGATCCTCAGCCGCGCGCAGAAGACGAGCATCAACGTGCGAGGCGCCTACCTGGAGGTCATGGGCGACCTGATCGGATCGGTCGGCGTGATCGTCGCCGCGGTCGTCATCATCGTCACGGGATGGATGCCGGCGGATGCGATCGCCTCGCTGTTCATCGCGGCGATGATCATCCCGCGGGCGATCAGCCTGCTGCGGGAGGTGTTCTCCGTCCTCGCGGAGTCGGCTCCGAAGGGCACAGCCGTCAGCGAGATCCGCACGCACCTGCAGGGCTTCGAAGGAGTCACGGGCGTGCACGATGTTCACGTGTGGCAGCTGACGCGCGGCGCGCCCGTCTTCACCGCACACGTCACGGTGGCACCGGAGGTGTTCTCCTCCGGTCGCTCCGGTGCGCTTCTGGCGGAGATGCAGGAGTGCCTCGCCGACCACTTCGACGTCGCACACTCGACCTTCCAGCTCGAACCCGAC
The DNA window shown above is from Microbacterium keratanolyticum and carries:
- the rph gene encoding ribonuclease PH, encoding MSDIVRADGRSIDQLREITIERGWSAHAEGSALISFGGTKVLCTASFTNGVPRWLTGKGKGWVTAEYAMLPRATNSRNDRESIKGRVGGRTHEISRLIGRALRAVVDTKALGENTIVIDCDVLQADGGTRTAAITGAYVALADAIEWGRTKKFIGQKSQVLIDSVAAVSVGIIDGEPMLDLAYVEDVRAETDMNVVVTGRGLFVEVQGTAEGAPFDKRELDALLDLGVAGCADLRTHQLAALGAE
- the rdgB gene encoding RdgB/HAM1 family non-canonical purine NTP pyrophosphatase, with translation MQIVLATHNPHKVAEFHGIVRDTRPDLEVIGYDGPEPVEDGVTFAQNALIKARAASAHTGLAALADDSGICVDVLGGAPGIFSAYWAGQKKDAVANLELLLDQLHDIADPHRTAHFLSTIALVLPDGREFTVEGVWPGRLAHAASGQGGFGYDPIFIPDEQPTDVERSVGEFSAAEKQAHSHRSRAFEALGPLLAQL
- a CDS encoding DedA family protein, giving the protein MITSALTVAMTADPQYEGFIGWVLSLMQSLGEIGVGVAVLIETFVPPIPSEALLPGAGFLAYEGRMSFWGAWLAATLGVVLGALAWYGIGAALGRDRTRRLVGRIPLMDTDDFDKAEAFFLRWGGIAVLFGRCVPLVRSFISIPAGIERMPLLKFTGYTFLGSGVWNGIWIGLGFAFGPAIAPVLEQWSGVLSKAVIAVIAALLLWFVVARLLRIRRRVRETAEAVEAIADGTPTSGIPTSR
- a CDS encoding cation diffusion facilitator family transporter — protein: MHDHAPAAGGIRSASHRRLLTISLSLTATVMVVQIVGALLSGSLALLADAAHMFTDASALVIALIASTVAARPADDRRTFGYQRAEVFGALINAIILILLAGWVAIEGVSRLINPGEVEVAGTLMLIVAAAGLIANATSMWILSRAQKTSINVRGAYLEVMGDLIGSVGVIVAAVVIIVTGWMPADAIASLFIAAMIIPRAISLLREVFSVLAESAPKGTAVSEIRTHLQGFEGVTGVHDVHVWQLTRGAPVFTAHVTVAPEVFSSGRSGALLAEMQECLADHFDVAHSTFQLEPDDHAECEPSHA